From the genome of Candidatus Poribacteria bacterium:
CACCGCTGTCCTGCCCGGGTCGCAGTATTACGAGACGGGCGAAAGCGCACACCAACAGCCTGATCTCGCACTCACTGGCGAAGCCGGGACAGTGACCATTGTCCACTACGACTTATGGCATCGTGCAATGCCGAATCTGAGTGATAAGAAACGCTACATGTTGAAGTTTCTCTTTATCCGACTCGATGAGCCACAAACACCCGCATGGAAAAACAATACCGCTGACTGGCACGCGCTCGGCAACGGAGAAACATCCGAACATCCAGAATTGTGGGAATCGCTATGGGACTGGTATAACGGAAAACAGAACAGGGCTGCCAACGGTGTTTCACGTACTGAGGTCGATACCCTCATCGAAATCTTGAACGGTGATAATGAGAGAGCTCGGTTAAATGCTGCGTACCGCTTGGGACGGATTGGTGCCACTGCTGTGCCTGTCTTGAAGCAAGCGTTGTATAGTCGATCTGATGATGCTATCCGCGAGTACGCTGGATACGCTTTAAGCCTCACTGGTGCTTCCGCGGTTCCAACGCTCATTGACGCATTGCAAGCGACAGATGATTCGGTGCGGGCAAGCGCGGCGTTTGCCTTAGCGGATATGGGAAAAGCCGCACAGGAAGCGATACCTGAGCTAACACATGCCGCACAAGATCCCCACGATTTGGTCCGACGAAACGCCACAGAAGGGTTGGGACTCATCGGACAACAGGTTTCTGAAAACATGGATTTATCCGAGACGGTCCAGGTGTTAACAACCCGATTGCAGGATGACCATTATGCGGTTCGTGATAACGCCGCTCGATCTTTAGCAAAATTGGGCACGCTTGCTGAACCCGCAATTCCTACACTTGTCGCGCAACTCGAAGATGAGAACCGATATGTCCGTTTCCATGCCGCCTTAGCATTGAAGCAGATTAAGACACCCGAAGCACAAGATGCCCTCTTCAATCATCTATTCGCTTCGCGTTGGTGTGCCTTGACAACAAATAACACACCCTATTAGCGAAAACGTGGATTAAAATTAGTAGGCGAGGTTTCTGACCTCGCCTGCTGCCCGCCGATCACAGACGACTAAAAACCATCTGACAGTGTAGGGAGACCGTGGCATGGGAATCGGGAAGTACTGAATAGTATTCTCTGGATCCTGCGGACACGTGCCCCTTGGTCGGATTTACCAGAAAAGCATCCGACCTATCAAACGTGTCATCGCCGTTCAAGGCGACTTCTCCAACTGCGTTAGCGAATTCTCTTCTGACTTGAGATAAGCGTTCGGGTCATGATGCAAAGCACCCTCCGGAAGCCACTCCCAAAACGCTCCCAGACTCTTTCGTATCCGTTCCACATAGAACTGTGGAATTTCCGTCGTATCTCCGTTAAAGAAGGGTCGGAACTGAGGATCTTCATCAAGTCGTCTCCGTATTTCGCGATAGTACTTGAGTTGTTCGAACCATGGCAGGACACGGATAACGTTCACCCATCGCGGGATAAAGGCATCAATCGCCTTATAACTGCTAATGAGGTTCCTCCATGAAATATTGTGCCCAATCAGATCAATGACGTTATCGTAAAACTCATCCCACGCATAGTTTTTCGGTTTGATATTCATCCCGCGCTTACTGTCAAGGAAATAGAATGGAAAGGGGAGAACCCGTCCCGCCCGTTGATATTCAAGGTTCAGAGGTGCTGCCTGTCCGTATGCCGTCAATAGCAAATACGCAGGATACGCTCCAGGGGTCATCTCCAGGAAGCGTTTTGTGAGTTCAAACGGCTCTGTCCCTTCGTCAATATCGAGTCCAAATATGAAGTTGGTTTGAACGTACGGAACGTACCTCAGAATCATGTTAACCTGCTCCGATACCTCTCGAACTTTATCAACTCCCTGATGTCGCCCCGTCTTTGATTTGTTACCGAAGTCCTGCCACGACTCAATTCCGGGCAACAGCACCTTAAATCCGTTCCGCTGTAGCCGTTCCATATGCGGTTCCGAGAGGAGTGCCAGGCTACTTTCAGCAATGAAATCAACACTGCCTGGTGGAACGGCATCTTCGATTGCAGACAGATAGTCATCGAATCGGATACCGAAGTTGGGATCGTGCCAACCGACAATCGGGCGTTTAAACTTCTCCAAGAGGAAACGCAGATCTGCCTTCATAACATCAAATTCCAGAGGTTGATACGGAACAACCGAATCAATACAAAAACTACACGTGTATGGACACCCCATGCTACCGAGCATCGGAACCACTTTAATCCACGGAGCTTTACGGTGGGTGATTTCAATGAACTTCCAACGCTCTTGTACACTCGGCAGAGTCATCGGTTGCCCATTTGCTGAAAGGTGAACGCCCATAGGCCGGTGCTGTGAACAGTCTCGCAAAAGGTCCCGGATAGTGTCTCTGTCCGTAAAACCCAGAACGTAATCGAAATACTTCTGTGCATCTTGAGGGTAGCATCGGGCGTGAGGACCCCCAAGTACAGTGACTGCACCTCTGGATCGAAAGAGATTGCTCAACGCGTATGCCAGTTGTGCTCCCTGCGAGAACGTCCCTATCACAACGAGATCCAGCGTTTCGGGGAATTCTTCAATGGGATTTTCAAGACCCGCATAGCAGACGAAGGTGACATCATGCCCCTCTTCTTCACACCATACGGCAAT
Proteins encoded in this window:
- a CDS encoding HEAT repeat domain-containing protein produces the protein MSNHALKLTDAEMRDFIINGYVKVKVDFPPSFHENVYQQLDEMFEGTGNLGNNVLPLIPEIQEVFDHPVVHGAMQSVLGEDYAMHSHRYCHFNQQGSEGQNFHKDSYEGDEQIRRHRCRWTMAFYYPQDVTEDMGSTAVLPGSQYYETGESAHQQPDLALTGEAGTVTIVHYDLWHRAMPNLSDKKRYMLKFLFIRLDEPQTPAWKNNTADWHALGNGETSEHPELWESLWDWYNGKQNRAANGVSRTEVDTLIEILNGDNERARLNAAYRLGRIGATAVPVLKQALYSRSDDAIREYAGYALSLTGASAVPTLIDALQATDDSVRASAAFALADMGKAAQEAIPELTHAAQDPHDLVRRNATEGLGLIGQQVSENMDLSETVQVLTTRLQDDHYAVRDNAARSLAKLGTLAEPAIPTLVAQLEDENRYVRFHAALALKQIKTPEAQDALFNHLFASRWCALTTNNTPY
- a CDS encoding transposase, giving the protein MNSILWILRTRAPWSDLPEKHPTYQTCHRRSRRLLQLR
- a CDS encoding radical SAM protein, whose amino-acid sequence is MRKLKIGVIDLVAKGPTRNLWARTMHANLASIMPQTIAVWCEEEGHDVTFVCYAGLENPIEEFPETLDLVVIGTFSQGAQLAYALSNLFRSRGAVTVLGGPHARCYPQDAQKYFDYVLGFTDRDTIRDLLRDCSQHRPMGVHLSANGQPMTLPSVQERWKFIEITHRKAPWIKVVPMLGSMGCPYTCSFCIDSVVPYQPLEFDVMKADLRFLLEKFKRPIVGWHDPNFGIRFDDYLSAIEDAVPPGSVDFIAESSLALLSEPHMERLQRNGFKVLLPGIESWQDFGNKSKTGRHQGVDKVREVSEQVNMILRYVPYVQTNFIFGLDIDEGTEPFELTKRFLEMTPGAYPAYLLLTAYGQAAPLNLEYQRAGRVLPFPFYFLDSKRGMNIKPKNYAWDEFYDNVIDLIGHNISWRNLISSYKAIDAFIPRWVNVIRVLPWFEQLKYYREIRRRLDEDPQFRPFFNGDTTEIPQFYVERIRKSLGAFWEWLPEGALHHDPNAYLKSEENSLTQLEKSP